One genomic region from Gopherus flavomarginatus isolate rGopFla2 chromosome 20, rGopFla2.mat.asm, whole genome shotgun sequence encodes:
- the CTXND2 gene encoding cortexin domain containing 2: protein MESPTAQPYIDVDKGFAIGFVILMCFFLMAMIVRCAKLIMDPYSAIPTSTWEEEQIN, encoded by the coding sequence ATGGAGAGCCCAACAGCACAGCCGTACATTGATGTGGACAAGGGGTTTGCCATTGGGTTTGTCATCCTGATGTGCTTCTTCCTGATGGCCATGATTGTGAGGTGCGCCAAGCTTATCATGGACCCGTACAGCGCCATCCCCACCTCCACGTGGGAGGAGGAGCAGATCAATTGA